In Oryza sativa Japonica Group chromosome 8, ASM3414082v1, the sequence TCGGGGTAACTAACAAACAGAAAAATATACCTTCTGGGTCATAAAGATCAGAACGAGCTTCTGCTTCATTACTGTTCGTTGCTCCTTTATCAACATGGACAATATGAGGATATTTCTCATCACGAACAAGAAGTCGATGCTGAGAAGAGGCAGAACCGCAGAAGAAAGGTAAACCAACAATTTAAAGAGAACAGAAAAGAAATATGTAATAATTCCATAGGTTTCTTTAGGCATGAATATAGTTCTAAGACATACTTTTGGTAGCTCATGTTGGCGACGGATTGATGACGTTCTCCACCCAACCATATCTTTTTATTTAGTTAAGTGCATATCTTGTAAGAAGCTAGAAAATTCAGAGTAAACAGCGAAGCAGTTAATTGTTAAAGGATACGGTCGAAGTTTGCATTAGCATATGCCACACGTCGTTTGAAAGAGCGCAACGCTGATCTGCATAACAGAACATATTGTGCTCAGAAATGATACCCAAACATTTTTGGACTACTTTGGGAAACTGAAGGTAAACATACAGAAAATGAACTTCATTTCTGTACATTTACATTCACCAACCATTTTAAACACATAAGACAACATAAATCATACAGAAAATAACCTGAATTTTATATCATCACAGTCATCAACCATTTGAAGGAGGAGTGGGCGTCTGCCATCATCATTGTCTGTAAGGAATAAATGCTTTCCTGTTCTCCCAACAAGCAAATGTGCAGTTTCCGAAGCTCTTCTTTCCAGGAAAGGCAGGCCACATAAGAAAGGGAGCTGGTGGAAGAATCTGAACATGAGACTAACATTACTGAAGAATTTAAATGTTTTGTTCTACTTCAGGTTAAATCAAGGTGATTAACTGATTACATATTTGCAAACTCTAGAGAATCAAAAAGTAAAACAAGTAAAATCAAAAATATTAGTCATTATCGAGTTGTTGGACTAATTAACTACTTAAgaaatatttttctacaaaagtATGCCATCTCATAAAACTGAAACCATATGAGACTGACATTACTGAAGAATTTAAATGTTGTTAAACAAAGGCACCTACATATTTGCAAGTAATCTATAGGAAAGCTGAAAGCAACAAAAGTAAAATCCATAATATTAATCTTTATGAAGTTGCTTGATGAATAACAATTTCCAGaattttttgtctccaaaagtACTTCAAAATTTGAACCTCATATGTACTTTCAATAATTGTAATTAAATAAGAGTAGCAATTAACAGGCGCTACCAATTAACCTGTTCTTGGAGAGGCAACTTAAGTGGGTAGTTATGCAAagttaaaaaaagagaaagagatggTTAACTGATCTGTCTAGTTTATAAACAATAAAGGATATTAGTCTTACCTGTTTATTTCCACTTGAACCAAGATGCGGTGAGGCAAAGGTTATAAAATTCATAGGTTCTAAGCCAGCAATGAAACCCTCCAAGCGCTCACCTTCATCTCTGCTCTTCTCCGAAGAAGATTTAGTTTTGTTATTTGGTTCATAAAGCCTCCCTATAGCATATCTAGCAACAAGGCCACCTAGAGAGTGTGCCACAAATGAGATCTTCTTCACACCTCTTCTTTGTTCTACAACTGATAAAACCTATAATAATTTAGTTAGCTTCCAATATGAAATGATGTAGCTGAATACACAGGACTTACAAGTTTGAACTATGAAAACAAACTCCCATGGATCAATGTAGATCAATTTTGATTTTACGCTTTCATCTGAAGGATAGTTATAAATTCTGTAGAATAAGATTTAAAAAGTAACAACTTCACCATTTTATCACCTTTTTTTCCCTAATAACTATATCTACTTTTCTATCAATCAGCTTAGAACAGACGTCATTTCATCTACCAGATGCAAACTAAGAAAATTATAATAAATAGCTTCAACAAGAACCATAGGGCATATGCAATGACAAGATAAATAGTCAAGTGCACACAAAAAATCGATCAAACAACTACAAAGGTTTGTACAGAGGACAAAATTTAGTTTGAGCAATAAGTCATTAGGTACCTCATTTGCCAACCTTTCACCCATCAGGTCAACTCCGTCAAATGTTTGTGTAGCCGAATTGCACTGGCTTCCTGCATGCGAAGTGGCAATCTAAATCTTATTACAGGAAAACAAGATAGTGACTGAAACAACCATAACTAGAGAAGGAATGATAAATGATGTATCATCATATCCATCATCCTGAAATCTAAAAGACTTTTACCTCTGCACAATCTAAAAAAGAGGAGCAAGATGATTGGCTTGAAGAGTTTCTTTGAATGGAACTATCTAGAACCAGGTCATGTAAACTGATAATTCTGGAACAACAAGAATGAAATTCTAAATGATAGATATCACACACAAACAGCAGTATATTGTTAAGATTTGGCTGCAACTAGCTGATGGCGCTAACTTGGTCAATGCAACCTTTGTCATATAAATCCTTAGTGTTCTTTATGGTGGTCTTTTGGCAGGTTCTGTTACTTCATCCCCACTCCAAGTTATGTAATCCATGGATGTAATTATATTTCAACAGAATCAAATGCATTTGGTCACACTGGTTGGTGGATCTACCATTATGTTTCTCTCTCATATAGTAACTTAAGTATAAGTATGATTAAAATTTGTGAACTACCGATTCTCCCACGGTCTCACACAATTAGAAAATTAATTTTAGTCAGGCCCAACTAGACAATTATTAGCAAGTTGGCACAAGTGGTTAATATGTTTTTCCTAAATGACTGGGTCTCAATGGCATGTTCATGTTGCCATCCTGCATGCTCAAACCATATTTCTTCAGCGTAGCCTGCACTCTAGCATGTTGATTACGAAAACTCGATTTCTTCCACAAAGTGGGACTACGCTATATAGATTACCAAAACACGGTTTTTATGCCGAGAGGTCAAAACTTTCCCAACATTCTAATTTTCCCTGATATCACCCCCAAGACATGCGAATAGGCACACAAACGAAAAGATCTTACTTTGCTTTACAATCCACAATTCAGAGAGCAACTGAACTCCGCAAGAGATAGATTTGCCTGTGGATCGATTGGGGGTACTCACGGTGCACGATCACTTTTTCCGGCATCCGCCTCACGAACTGCTCCGCCGCGAATTTCCAGTCATCCgcgctgcaaaaaaaaaaaaaacaaccaggCTAATTTTACGACTGCAAGCCAAATGCCAGCAGGTTGCATCAGAGCTGACAAGCAAAGCGATGAACCAAAAACAAACAGTAACACGGATCCACCACCTCCCGACGAGGCCATTGACCATGACGACGAGGTGCTCGGGGAAACCCCCGCCCTGCGCCACCTCGGCCTCCGCCTGCGCGCTCCACACGTCCTCCCCTCCGCCCCGCGCAGGctccttctccacctccggccgcttCCCCTTCGcctccttcaccgccgccggtggcgccggGCGGAAGCAGCCTatccaccgcgcgccgccgctggccgcgGGCGCCGGGGAGCGGAacgcgaggcggaggcgcgcgacggcgcggggccACCGCGAATGGGCCCCGTGGGCTggagtggcggtggcgcggcccatcgaggcggcgccggcggcgatcatccggcgtgggggaggggaggggagggtggGCCCGGGCTCGGTGACCtagctgccgcggcggcggcggttacTTCGGAGGCAAGGTAGGGGGGGCTCGCTTGCCTGAGAGAACGTGGAGGTGAGGTCTGAGGAGGAGAGAAGCTTCGGGATGAGCAGGGAAGATGACAATGATTGTACTGTGCGATGACGGTgacgaaggaaaaaaaaaacaaattggaaGGGAAAAGTatgcttcttctttttccttttttttttatgctacAGTAATCCCGTTCGAATCACATACCGTTACGCATCATTCCGTTTGAACGAGATACtgttacgtactccctccgttttagattgtaagactttctagcattgctcatattcatttagaagttaatgaatatagacacatatatgtgtctagatttattaacatctatatgaatataagtaatgctaaaaagttttcaattgtgaaatggaggaagtagcattttccttttcttaatcCAAACACAGTGTAGATGGGACGCtcttatatacacacacatgctCATACCCATGTATTGAATACACGTAACTATACATATAGTGTTGTTGATGACTAGGTGTATATCTTAATATTCACGGAGTCATTATAGGTACCTTGTCGGTGATGGATATATTGCCTAtaaataaaagaataattactccctccgtttcacaatgcaagactttctagcattgcccacatacatatagatgttaatgaatctaaacacatacatatgtctaaattcatttaACACATagatatgtttagattcattaacatttaaatGAATATAggtaatgttagaaagtcttatattgtgaaacggaggaagtagttgttTTGTTAGCCGAAGGAAAATATACATTCTCCTTTTTTTAAGGTAGGGATGTAATGTTACCGAATCTAAAAGAAAAGAATGGTTTGGATCATCTGTTGAGaaattggtcaaatttatctaCGTTCCGTCTTTGTCTTTAAGAAAAATCACGCTTTTTCATCATCAATATAAAACTATGTAACGAATTATACActgatatatattttggtaggcTTAGAGGTTGTGACGAATAATGTACAACCACCAGAATACCaggtctgtttttttttctcactaaaATGATGATGAGTTCTAAAAAGAAATTCATATCATTTGTTGACTTGAGATGGCATTGTAGTCAGGCCCAACTATATTTTGAGTTTAGCTCACATACAAGTAATACAACCGTTGGAGT encodes:
- the LOC4345712 gene encoding uncharacterized protein → MIAAGAASMGRATATPAHGAHSRWPRAVARLRLAFRSPAPAASGGARWIGCFRPAPPAAVKEAKGKRPEVEKEPARGGGEDVWSAQAEAEVAQGGGFPEHLVVMVNGLVGSADDWKFAAEQFVRRMPEKVIVHRSQCNSATQTFDGVDLMGERLANEVLSVVEQRRGVKKISFVAHSLGGLVARYAIGRLYEPNNKTKSSSEKSRDEGERLEGFIAGLEPMNFITFASPHLGSSGNKQLPFLCGLPFLERRASETAHLLVGRTGKHLFLTDNDDGRRPLLLQMVDDCDDIKFRSALRSFKRRVAYANANFDHMVGWRTSSIRRQHELPKHRLLVRDEKYPHIVHVDKGATNSNEAEARSDLYDPEEEMIRGLTQVPWERVDVSFQKSSQRLVAHNTIQVKSYWLNSDGADVINHMMDNFIV